A part of Actinobaculum sp. 313 genomic DNA contains:
- a CDS encoding phospholipase D-like domain-containing protein yields MASVWTVDAMRKRRTPQSGTFPHLPPQHTTVGSDEMTIYTYGRDLYDAMLRDISAAKDHIYFECFIVKADETGEEFRDALIAAARRGVETYVILDTWGNANQDPRFRHFPKMKHLHAMNFPFVRTGLLTGRSRDKGRDHRKILSVDGKVGYIGGYNIGDLYAHHWRDTHVRIAGPAAWEAEDSFIEMWNAYRKRDHPQLSSTSDHQWNSRIRSIVNTPAQNVYPISALYMEALSRASRRAWITMGYFIPDEPMLAALTNAARRGVDVRVLIPEYSNHIYADWVGRPHYDALLRSGVKLFLFEEAMVHAKTMTVDGKWSTVGTANIDRLSLRGNFEINVEVFDDGFAAAMERIFEVDLLNSHELTREMWESRGPLPRVTERILRPLAPLL; encoded by the coding sequence TTGGCATCTGTCTGGACCGTGGATGCCATGCGCAAGCGGCGTACGCCTCAAAGCGGGACATTCCCTCATTTGCCACCGCAGCACACCACGGTGGGCAGCGATGAGATGACTATCTACACCTACGGGCGTGACCTCTATGACGCCATGTTGCGCGATATCAGCGCAGCGAAAGATCACATTTACTTCGAGTGTTTTATCGTTAAGGCCGACGAAACCGGTGAAGAGTTCCGTGATGCACTTATTGCCGCCGCCCGCCGTGGCGTGGAAACCTACGTCATTCTTGACACCTGGGGAAATGCCAACCAGGACCCGCGATTCCGCCACTTTCCCAAGATGAAACACCTGCACGCCATGAACTTCCCCTTCGTGCGCACCGGACTTCTAACCGGGCGCTCTCGTGACAAGGGGCGAGACCACCGCAAGATCCTCAGCGTGGATGGCAAAGTCGGCTACATCGGCGGATATAACATTGGCGACCTTTACGCGCATCACTGGCGCGATACCCACGTCCGCATCGCCGGGCCTGCAGCCTGGGAGGCGGAAGACTCCTTCATTGAGATGTGGAACGCCTATCGAAAAAGGGATCACCCGCAATTGTCTAGCACCAGTGACCACCAGTGGAACTCACGGATCCGTTCGATCGTCAACACTCCGGCTCAGAATGTCTATCCGATCAGTGCCCTGTACATGGAGGCGCTAAGTCGCGCTTCCCGGCGTGCTTGGATCACCATGGGATATTTCATCCCCGACGAGCCGATGCTGGCGGCGCTGACCAATGCGGCCCGGCGCGGAGTTGATGTGCGAGTACTCATCCCGGAATATTCCAATCACATTTATGCCGACTGGGTTGGGCGTCCGCACTATGACGCACTGCTTCGCTCGGGCGTCAAGCTTTTCCTGTTCGAGGAGGCTATGGTTCACGCCAAGACTATGACCGTGGATGGCAAATGGTCTACCGTAGGCACCGCCAATATCGATAGGCTCTCGCTACGCGGCAATTTCGAAATCAATGTCGAAGTGTTCGACGACGGCTTTGCGGCGGCCATGGAGCGCATCTTCGAGGTCGATCTGCTTAACTCGCACGAATTAACGCGCGAGATGTGGGAATCACGGGGTCCCTTGCCGCGAGTCACGGAGAGAATCCTGCGCCCCTTGGCGCCCTTGTTGTAA
- a CDS encoding helix-hairpin-helix domain-containing protein has translation MALLTGHKLLVEDPATGRETSIAASAQWLRDRNVINEDGAVLHPEIIPAAVQRELGIPAAQEPILANEAGLFALQAEDVKDVWVWRPVRTRGEETGDFRRVRAAWTKPEWKYPRRGHPQLVKPSQPGKTLVKMLEELEAAKSKELWRQLVALSIRHIGPTTARALVASYHSLDQMRAASLEELSQAEGIGEVIAESFLRWFEEDWHTTIVERWRKAGVSFADDANAAAEESGAGGAAVPQTLAGMTIVATGTLAGYTRDGVKEVIIAHGGRAAGSVSKRTTAVVVGDNPGSKAMKASSLGVPTLDEDQFAELLATGVLPAAE, from the coding sequence ATGGCTCTTCTCACCGGGCATAAGCTGCTGGTAGAAGACCCTGCAACCGGGCGAGAGACAAGCATTGCTGCAAGCGCACAATGGTTGCGGGACCGCAATGTGATCAACGAGGATGGAGCGGTACTGCACCCGGAGATTATCCCGGCAGCCGTGCAGCGAGAACTCGGCATTCCGGCGGCGCAGGAACCGATATTGGCGAACGAGGCCGGGCTGTTCGCGCTGCAAGCCGAGGATGTCAAGGATGTATGGGTCTGGCGGCCGGTTCGTACCCGCGGGGAAGAAACAGGTGATTTTCGCCGCGTGAGGGCGGCCTGGACCAAGCCTGAATGGAAGTATCCGCGTCGCGGACACCCGCAGCTGGTGAAGCCGTCGCAGCCGGGAAAAACGCTTGTCAAAATGCTGGAGGAGCTTGAGGCTGCCAAATCGAAGGAACTGTGGCGGCAACTCGTCGCACTATCCATTCGTCATATCGGTCCGACGACGGCGCGCGCACTTGTCGCCTCATACCACTCGCTTGACCAGATGCGCGCTGCCAGTCTGGAGGAACTCTCGCAGGCGGAGGGCATCGGCGAGGTTATTGCCGAGTCATTCCTGCGTTGGTTCGAGGAAGACTGGCACACCACCATTGTTGAGCGCTGGCGGAAGGCCGGGGTGAGTTTTGCCGATGACGCCAATGCCGCGGCCGAAGAATCTGGGGCTGGCGGTGCAGCGGTGCCGCAAACCCTGGCCGGAATGACGATTGTTGCGACCGGCACCCTCGCCGGTTACACGCGCGACGGCGTGAAGGAGGTCATCATCGCGCATGGTGGCCGGGCGGCAGGTTCCGTTTCGAAGCGGACAACTGCCGTCGTCGTCGGTGATAATCCGGGGTCAAAGGCTATGAAGGCCTCCAGTTTGGGGGTGCCGACACTGGATGAGGATCAGTTTGCAGAGCTTTTGGCCACGGGAGTACTTCCTGCTGCCGAGTGA
- the ligA gene encoding NAD-dependent DNA ligase LigA — protein sequence MANETEPLADTLVVPDNIDAATQRWEELATLLRSAQEAYHSGTNPLMTDERYDRMIRELRAIEEAYPQLAVDTSPAQTVGAPAATGFPPVRHLERLFSLQDVFSLAELHEWYDGVVADLPSGVSELACTAEVKIDGLALNLRYEQGRLTVAATRGDGVTGEDVTRNVRTIAAIPEQLSGADYPDVMEVRGEVFFPLAEFAAFNERLRAANARVFANPRNAAAGSLRQKDPRVTASRPLSFIAHGVGAVSGASAAMVGRLATQDGVYEAFASWGLPVSPYTELVSSWEDIERFISAYADARYTLLHGIDGAVLKVNDRALQQRLGATSRVPRWAVAYKYPPEEVETRLLDIQVQVGRTGRVTPFAVMEPIRVAGSTVALATLHNQQEVARKGVLIGDMVVLRKAGDVIPEVVGPVVAARDGSEIEWHMPTQCPSCGTALAPAKENDVDLRCPNARSCPAQLAERVAHIGARSALDIETLGRRRHCGSPIQNDDAPTR from the coding sequence GTGGCAAACGAGACTGAGCCCCTGGCGGACACCCTTGTAGTTCCCGATAACATCGATGCTGCGACGCAGCGGTGGGAAGAGCTCGCAACACTGCTGCGGTCGGCGCAGGAGGCCTACCATTCAGGTACGAACCCGTTGATGACCGACGAGCGCTATGACCGTATGATCCGCGAGTTGCGAGCGATTGAGGAAGCATACCCGCAGCTCGCTGTGGATACCTCCCCGGCGCAGACGGTCGGCGCTCCCGCCGCCACGGGATTCCCGCCCGTTCGTCATCTCGAGCGTCTTTTCTCCTTACAGGATGTCTTCTCTCTTGCGGAACTACACGAGTGGTACGACGGCGTCGTCGCCGATCTCCCGAGCGGCGTTAGTGAGCTTGCCTGTACGGCCGAGGTGAAGATCGATGGTCTTGCGCTGAATCTACGTTACGAGCAGGGGCGCCTGACAGTGGCGGCAACGCGGGGTGATGGTGTGACCGGTGAGGATGTCACTCGTAATGTGCGCACCATCGCTGCAATTCCCGAGCAGCTCTCGGGAGCTGATTACCCCGACGTCATGGAAGTGCGGGGAGAGGTGTTCTTCCCGCTGGCGGAGTTCGCCGCCTTCAATGAGCGATTGCGCGCGGCCAATGCCCGCGTATTCGCCAATCCGCGTAATGCGGCAGCGGGATCGCTGCGTCAAAAGGATCCGCGCGTTACGGCTTCGCGCCCGCTCTCGTTCATTGCCCATGGCGTGGGAGCCGTCTCCGGAGCCTCTGCCGCAATGGTCGGTAGGCTCGCAACGCAGGACGGCGTCTACGAAGCCTTCGCGTCCTGGGGACTTCCCGTCTCGCCTTATACAGAGCTGGTGTCCAGTTGGGAGGATATCGAGCGCTTCATCTCAGCCTATGCTGACGCCCGGTACACGCTCCTGCACGGGATTGATGGCGCGGTATTGAAAGTCAATGACCGTGCCTTGCAGCAGCGCCTCGGCGCCACCTCTCGTGTTCCGCGCTGGGCGGTGGCGTACAAGTACCCGCCAGAGGAGGTTGAGACGCGGCTGCTCGATATACAGGTCCAGGTCGGCCGCACCGGTCGAGTAACTCCCTTCGCCGTGATGGAGCCGATTCGCGTTGCGGGGTCCACGGTGGCCCTGGCAACGTTGCACAACCAACAAGAAGTCGCGCGCAAGGGCGTGTTGATCGGTGACATGGTGGTCCTGCGCAAGGCCGGCGATGTCATCCCGGAAGTGGTGGGCCCCGTCGTAGCTGCTCGTGACGGCTCGGAGATTGAATGGCATATGCCGACGCAGTGCCCGTCCTGCGGGACGGCACTGGCCCCGGCCAAGGAAAACGATGTCGACTTGCGCTGCCCGAATGCGCGATCATGCCCGGCGCAGTTGGCCGAACGCGTTGCTCATATCGGCGCCCGTAGCGCCTTGGATATCGAAACACTGGGGAGGAGACGGCACTGTGGCTCACCGATCCAGAACGACGACGCCCCGACGCGCTGA
- a CDS encoding SOS response-associated peptidase: MCGRYAQFMSPGDIQLAFNLASLPSRAGQAEQLGGAQPPEDERQPGAPVAPPLRQRVDNRDDTLREWPTPSWNVFPTQNVPIIVEHIAKGDCTARRELYLARWGLVPPWAKSPDKGPQLINARIETAAQKRTFAPSLASRRCIVPANGYFEWRTTARGKSAYYIRDDEALAFAGLYSWWKQPDNRWLLTTTILTRAAAPPLDGIHPRTPVILEPEEYGAWLKPQLQDMEQAVALVKRPNRTLTAVRVSPAVGSPRHNTPENVVPLDERQLHPCAHESSDSPGEQGARSLF; the protein is encoded by the coding sequence ATGTGCGGTCGCTACGCTCAGTTCATGTCTCCCGGCGATATCCAGTTGGCCTTCAACCTGGCCTCGTTGCCGAGCCGTGCGGGCCAGGCTGAGCAACTCGGCGGTGCTCAACCACCCGAAGACGAAAGGCAACCGGGGGCACCCGTGGCCCCACCTCTGCGGCAGCGCGTTGACAACAGGGACGATACACTGCGGGAATGGCCGACACCCTCATGGAATGTCTTCCCAACCCAGAATGTGCCCATCATCGTCGAGCACATTGCTAAAGGCGATTGCACCGCCCGCCGGGAACTGTATCTAGCGCGGTGGGGTCTGGTACCGCCATGGGCCAAAAGCCCGGACAAGGGACCACAACTGATTAACGCGCGCATCGAGACCGCTGCACAGAAACGCACCTTCGCGCCTTCACTTGCTTCCCGCCGCTGTATTGTCCCGGCCAACGGGTATTTCGAATGGCGAACGACGGCGCGCGGCAAGTCGGCCTACTACATTCGCGACGACGAAGCTCTTGCCTTCGCCGGCCTTTATTCGTGGTGGAAACAACCCGATAACAGGTGGCTTCTGACTACGACCATCCTCACTCGCGCCGCTGCGCCACCCCTCGATGGGATTCATCCTCGCACCCCAGTTATCCTCGAACCCGAGGAGTACGGAGCCTGGTTGAAGCCACAGCTACAAGACATGGAGCAGGCAGTGGCACTCGTGAAGAGGCCGAACCGCACTCTCACCGCAGTCAGGGTCTCCCCCGCCGTCGGCAGTCCGCGGCATAACACCCCAGAGAACGTGGTGCCACTAGACGAGCGGCAACTGCACCCGTGTGCACATGAAAGCTCCGATTCACCCGGCGAACAGGGTGCAAGATCACTCTTTTAG
- a CDS encoding WhiB family transcriptional regulator yields the protein MDWRHRAACLTEDPELFFPIGNSGPAIAQIEQAKRVCNTCEVSDICLKWALETGQDAGVWGGLSEDERRSLKRRTARARRSSVS from the coding sequence ATGGATTGGCGTCATCGGGCAGCTTGTCTGACTGAAGACCCGGAACTCTTCTTCCCTATCGGGAACTCGGGGCCCGCCATAGCGCAGATCGAACAGGCCAAGCGTGTATGCAACACGTGCGAGGTCTCCGATATCTGCCTCAAATGGGCCCTGGAGACCGGGCAGGATGCCGGTGTTTGGGGTGGACTCTCAGAGGATGAGCGCCGCTCCTTGAAGCGCCGCACCGCGCGCGCACGCCGTTCCAGCGTCAGCTGA